From one Comamonas piscis genomic stretch:
- a CDS encoding GAF domain-containing protein, producing the protein MSTTHILGRLAHTLGQSNDAERHWAAISEACQQLFGYGLLTGLVYLQQEKLMRRIYSSDEAISPLGGFKATGKGPWSARVLDQGLPYIGRDEADIRTVFSEAEDLVARGLHAVLNIPVWYGGEVLGSINILGPRGAYNAVPEALIHLVAGVCVPALASARETAKEAARGIDSASLQSV; encoded by the coding sequence ATGAGCACCACCCATATCCTGGGCCGCCTGGCCCACACCCTGGGCCAGAGCAACGATGCCGAGCGCCACTGGGCCGCCATCTCGGAGGCCTGCCAGCAGCTGTTTGGCTATGGCCTGCTGACCGGCCTAGTCTACCTGCAGCAAGAAAAGCTGATGCGCCGCATCTACTCGTCCGACGAGGCCATCAGCCCGCTGGGCGGCTTCAAGGCCACCGGCAAGGGCCCCTGGTCGGCCCGGGTGCTGGACCAGGGCCTGCCCTATATCGGCCGGGATGAGGCGGACATCCGCACTGTCTTCTCCGAAGCCGAGGACCTGGTCGCCCGGGGCTTGCATGCGGTGCTGAACATCCCCGTCTGGTATGGCGGCGAGGTACTGGGCTCCATCAATATCCTGGGCCCGCGCGGCGCCTACAACGCCGTGCCTGAGGCACTGATCCACCTGGTGGCTGGCGTTTGCGTGCCGGCACTGGCCTCCGCCCGCGAGACGGCGAAAGAGGCGGCGCGTGGTATCGACAGCGCCAGCCTGCAAAGCGTCTAA
- a CDS encoding MFS transporter, which produces MYNASERLERLPFSRFHFTLLIIGGLGLAFEALDAGIIAFILPSLREQWGLTGLQAGWIASSTYVGFLVGALLSGMLGDRFGRKVVMMWALVLFCVATFINAFATNFHEFYILRMIAGVGMGAEGAIVAPYLAEFVSSRYRGRFTGALAGFFSFGFVMSALLGYFIVPMSDDGWRWIMVIASVPVVFLLWMRRALFESPRWLEEVGRYEEASRICTEIEAQVLRSSGKPLPEPVKMSLAAKAADSAVQGAWAKLATLVKPQYLQTTLVVWVFWITVMFCYYAFLVWIPSLLVARGFAVTKSFSFTILIYLAQIPGYYSAAYFNDKIGRKYTILAYMLVSCLSALGLAFASSDQEIILLSMLLSFGMNGVIAGQYTYTSEIYPTSIRATGMGTASALARIGAIASPTIVGAAYPVLGFGGVFAMMTGVLFVGGMGILLFGKNTHGVSLEGIQQ; this is translated from the coding sequence ATGTACAACGCTTCGGAACGTCTGGAGCGGCTGCCTTTCAGCCGCTTTCATTTCACCCTGCTCATCATCGGCGGCCTGGGCCTGGCCTTTGAGGCACTGGATGCGGGCATCATCGCCTTTATCCTGCCGTCGCTGCGCGAGCAGTGGGGCCTGACGGGCCTGCAGGCCGGCTGGATTGCCAGCAGCACCTATGTCGGCTTTCTGGTGGGCGCGCTGCTCTCGGGCATGCTGGGCGACCGCTTTGGCCGCAAGGTGGTGATGATGTGGGCGCTGGTGCTGTTTTGCGTGGCCACCTTCATCAATGCCTTTGCGACCAACTTCCATGAGTTCTACATCCTGCGCATGATTGCCGGTGTGGGCATGGGGGCCGAGGGCGCCATCGTGGCGCCTTACCTGGCCGAGTTTGTCAGCAGCCGCTACCGGGGCCGTTTCACCGGCGCGCTGGCGGGCTTCTTCTCCTTTGGTTTTGTGATGTCGGCGTTGCTGGGCTACTTCATCGTGCCGATGAGTGACGACGGCTGGCGCTGGATCATGGTCATCGCCTCGGTGCCGGTGGTGTTTTTGCTGTGGATGCGCCGCGCGCTGTTTGAATCCCCCCGCTGGTTGGAAGAGGTGGGCCGCTATGAAGAGGCCAGCCGGATCTGTACCGAGATTGAAGCGCAGGTGCTGCGCAGCAGTGGCAAGCCGCTGCCTGAGCCGGTGAAGATGAGTCTGGCGGCCAAGGCTGCTGACTCTGCCGTGCAAGGCGCCTGGGCCAAGCTGGCGACCTTGGTCAAGCCCCAGTACCTGCAAACCACCCTGGTGGTCTGGGTGTTCTGGATCACGGTGATGTTCTGCTACTACGCCTTCCTGGTCTGGATTCCCAGCCTGCTGGTGGCGCGCGGTTTTGCGGTCACCAAGAGCTTCTCCTTCACCATCCTGATCTACCTGGCGCAGATCCCCGGTTATTACTCTGCCGCTTACTTCAATGACAAGATCGGCCGCAAATACACCATCCTGGCCTACATGCTGGTGTCTTGCCTGTCCGCACTGGGCCTGGCCTTTGCCAGTTCTGACCAGGAAATCATCCTGCTGAGCATGCTGCTGTCCTTTGGCATGAACGGCGTGATTGCCGGCCAGTACACCTACACCTCGGAGATCTACCCCACGTCGATCCGTGCCACCGGCATGGGAACGGCCTCGGCGCTGGCACGTATTGGCGCGATTGCGTCACCCACCATCGTGGGCGCTGCTTACCCGGTGCTGGGTTTTGGCGGGGTGTTTGCGATGATGACCGGCGTGCTGTTTGTCGGCGGCATGGGCATCTTGCTGTTCGGCAAGAACACCCACGGCGTGTCGCTCGAAGGGATTCAGCAATGA
- a CDS encoding metal-dependent hydrolase family protein, producing MQSTLIRNAKILDTRNLVLTSTHTILVRNGLIEKISAEDFEAADATVIDAKGMTLMPGLIDCHVHVMASGFNLGAVANLPNALALLRALPIMKGMIDRGFTSVRDAGGADWALAEGVRTRQVAGPRLFCAGKALSQTGGHGDFRARNDTLDPCSCAYKIGNIGKVVDGVDACRLAVREEILKGATQIKVMASGGVASPNDPINNLGFSVSELTAIVEEAHNANTYVMAHAYTPQAITRAIQCGVRTIEHGNLVDEPTAKLMQEKGAYMVPTLITYEGLANDGAKYGLPDESVQKIAKVRTNGLKALEVLDAAGVKMGFGSDLLGETHYMQSDELVLRAKVLGHAKVVQQATLIGAEILNHEGLLGEVVENAYADLLLVDGNPLEDVSVLTQHDAAIKLIMRDGFIHKNAC from the coding sequence ATGCAATCCACCCTGATCCGCAATGCCAAGATTCTCGACACCCGAAATCTCGTATTGACTTCTACTCATACCATTTTGGTGCGCAACGGTCTGATCGAAAAGATCAGCGCTGAAGACTTCGAGGCGGCGGATGCCACCGTCATCGATGCCAAGGGGATGACCTTGATGCCTGGCCTGATCGACTGCCACGTCCACGTGATGGCTTCGGGCTTCAACCTGGGTGCGGTTGCCAACTTGCCCAATGCGCTGGCATTGCTGCGCGCGCTGCCCATCATGAAGGGCATGATCGACCGGGGCTTTACCTCGGTGCGCGATGCCGGCGGTGCCGACTGGGCGCTGGCCGAAGGCGTGCGTACCCGCCAGGTGGCCGGCCCGCGCTTGTTCTGCGCCGGCAAGGCGCTGTCGCAAACCGGCGGCCATGGCGATTTTCGGGCGCGCAATGACACGCTCGACCCCTGCTCCTGCGCTTACAAGATCGGCAATATCGGCAAAGTGGTGGATGGCGTTGACGCCTGCCGCCTGGCGGTGCGCGAAGAGATTTTGAAGGGCGCCACCCAGATCAAGGTGATGGCGTCGGGTGGCGTGGCCTCGCCCAACGATCCCATCAACAACCTGGGCTTTTCGGTGTCGGAGCTGACCGCCATCGTCGAAGAGGCCCACAATGCGAACACCTATGTGATGGCCCATGCGTACACGCCCCAGGCGATCACCCGTGCCATCCAGTGCGGCGTGCGCACCATCGAGCACGGCAACCTGGTCGATGAACCCACCGCCAAGCTGATGCAGGAAAAGGGTGCCTACATGGTGCCGACCCTGATCACCTACGAAGGCCTAGCCAACGACGGTGCCAAGTACGGTCTGCCCGATGAATCGGTGCAAAAGATTGCCAAGGTGCGTACCAACGGCCTCAAGGCGCTGGAAGTGCTGGACGCCGCCGGCGTGAAGATGGGTTTTGGCAGCGACTTGCTGGGCGAGACGCACTACATGCAATCGGACGAGCTGGTGCTGCGCGCCAAGGTGCTGGGCCATGCCAAGGTGGTGCAGCAAGCTACCTTGATCGGCGCCGAGATTCTGAACCACGAAGGCCTGCTGGGCGAAGTGGTGGAGAACGCCTATGCGGACTTGCTGCTGGTCGATGGCAACCCGCTGGAAGATGTCTCGGTGCTGACCCAGCATGACGCAGCGATCAAGCTGATCATGCGTGACGGCTTCATCCACAAAAACGCCTGCTAA
- a CDS encoding LysR substrate-binding domain-containing protein — protein sequence MRRRCPTISELNAFLLSAQHLSFSKAAKELFVTQSAISRHIAGLEAYLGHPLFMRRSHGLALTQIGENYLKLVRPAMESLERATTQVISTAQNAHLLSLSVAPTFAANWLFPRLESFRASNPHIAIHFVRYSTTDSAETGDGFDASIQYGYGDWPIADAQYLIGRETSIVCSPSYLAQHPIQHFSDLKQCSLLQHIELPTSWDDWFNAYAGPYEGARIGPGFNLFTLIIQAAIAGLGVALVPSCLLQESLSSRKLVEPLGQRFESPLGYYLCAPNWRSDMESYQRFGEWLQQECRRPPTAS from the coding sequence ATGCGCCGTCGCTGCCCCACGATTTCCGAGCTGAACGCGTTTTTGCTCTCGGCGCAGCACCTGTCTTTCTCCAAGGCCGCCAAGGAGCTGTTTGTCACGCAAAGCGCCATCAGCCGCCACATTGCGGGGCTGGAGGCCTACCTGGGCCACCCGCTGTTCATGCGCCGCAGCCATGGCCTGGCGCTCACCCAGATCGGCGAGAACTACCTCAAGCTCGTGCGCCCGGCGATGGAATCGCTGGAGCGGGCCACCACCCAGGTCATCTCTACCGCGCAGAACGCGCATCTGCTCAGCCTGTCGGTCGCGCCCACCTTTGCGGCCAACTGGCTTTTTCCCCGGCTGGAGAGCTTTCGCGCCAGCAACCCGCACATCGCCATCCACTTTGTGCGCTACAGCACCACCGACAGCGCCGAGACCGGCGATGGCTTTGATGCCTCCATCCAATACGGCTACGGCGACTGGCCGATTGCCGATGCCCAGTACCTGATCGGACGCGAGACCAGCATTGTCTGCTCGCCCAGCTACCTGGCGCAGCACCCTATCCAGCATTTCAGCGACCTCAAGCAGTGCAGCCTGTTGCAGCACATCGAGCTGCCCACCTCCTGGGACGACTGGTTCAACGCCTATGCCGGCCCTTATGAAGGTGCGCGCATCGGCCCCGGCTTCAACCTGTTCACCCTCATCATCCAGGCCGCTATTGCCGGCCTGGGTGTGGCGCTGGTGCCCAGCTGCCTGCTGCAAGAATCGCTCAGCAGCCGCAAGCTGGTCGAGCCACTGGGCCAGCGCTTTGAAAGCCCCCTGGGCTACTACCTCTGCGCACCCAACTGGCGCAGCGACATGGAGAGCTACCAGCGCTTTGGCGAATGGCTGCAGCAAGAATGCCGCCGCCCTCCTACAGCCTCTTGA
- a CDS encoding low affinity iron permease family protein, with product MKTQHSPFNKIARSVAKFSGHPVCFVGALAVIVLWAISGPVFGFNDTWQLVINTGTTIITFLMVFLIQSTQNSDTEAMQIKLDELIRAIEPARNRMLSLEELDQDELDALRKEFDILADKARQAENAKPS from the coding sequence GTGAAGACCCAGCATTCCCCTTTCAACAAAATTGCCCGCTCGGTTGCCAAGTTCAGCGGCCACCCCGTCTGCTTTGTCGGCGCCCTTGCGGTCATCGTGCTCTGGGCCATCAGCGGCCCGGTTTTTGGTTTCAACGACACCTGGCAGCTGGTGATCAATACCGGCACCACCATCATCACCTTCCTGATGGTGTTCCTGATTCAGTCCACCCAGAACAGCGACACCGAGGCCATGCAGATCAAGCTCGATGAGCTGATCCGTGCGATCGAACCGGCCCGCAACCGCATGCTCTCGCTGGAAGAGCTGGACCAAGACGAGCTGGATGCTTTGCGCAAGGAGTTCGACATCCTGGCGGACAAGGCCCGCCAGGCCGAGAATGCCAAGCCGAGCTGA
- the ykgO gene encoding type B 50S ribosomal protein L36: MQVLSSLKEAKKRHRDCQVVKRRGRIYVICKSNPRFKARQGGAKNKHKG; encoded by the coding sequence ATGCAAGTTCTGTCCTCGCTCAAAGAAGCCAAGAAGCGCCACCGTGATTGCCAGGTGGTCAAGCGCCGTGGCCGTATCTATGTGATCTGCAAGAGCAACCCGCGCTTCAAGGCGCGCCAAGGCGGGGCCAAAAACAAGCACAAAGGCTAA
- a CDS encoding SDR family oxidoreductase, producing the protein MSPSSKTKKPSTERKTDKRSVEEVVAAQQRIQEQQTKNDARDKAAKAAKAPKKTKGSKDDKSSKKTAPGPGHEVPTPPMPAKKLAKPGHEKALDLQPLYLAENYQGSGKLEGKTAVITGGDSGIGRAVAVLFAREGANVAILYLNEHDDAKETCRLIEDEGRQSLAISGNVQDPQFCETAVKQVLKQFGALNVLVNNAAFQQHAADIEDLNTERLDETFRTNIFGYFHMVKAAMPYLQRGDAIVNTGSVTGLKGSKQLLDYSATKGAIHAFTKALAQNLMERGIRVNAVAPGPVWTPLNPADKSGEDLREFGADTQMGRPAQPEELAPAYVFLASQVCSSYISGIVLPVTGSVGES; encoded by the coding sequence ATGAGCCCATCCAGCAAAACCAAAAAACCATCGACAGAGCGCAAGACGGACAAGCGCTCGGTAGAGGAAGTGGTGGCTGCGCAGCAGCGCATCCAAGAGCAGCAAACCAAGAACGATGCCCGGGACAAGGCGGCCAAGGCAGCCAAGGCACCGAAAAAAACCAAGGGCAGCAAGGACGACAAAAGCAGCAAAAAGACGGCACCGGGCCCAGGGCATGAGGTGCCCACACCGCCGATGCCCGCCAAAAAACTGGCCAAGCCCGGGCATGAAAAAGCGCTGGATCTGCAGCCGCTCTACCTGGCAGAAAACTACCAGGGCAGCGGCAAGCTGGAGGGAAAGACGGCGGTCATCACCGGCGGGGATTCGGGCATTGGCCGCGCGGTGGCGGTGCTGTTTGCCCGCGAAGGCGCCAATGTGGCGATCCTGTATTTGAATGAGCACGACGATGCCAAGGAGACCTGCCGTTTGATCGAGGACGAGGGCCGGCAAAGCCTGGCAATCTCCGGCAATGTGCAGGATCCGCAGTTTTGCGAGACGGCGGTAAAGCAGGTGCTCAAGCAGTTTGGTGCACTGAATGTGCTGGTCAACAATGCGGCGTTCCAGCAGCATGCGGCCGATATTGAAGACCTGAACACCGAGCGCCTGGACGAGACCTTTCGCACCAATATCTTTGGCTACTTCCATATGGTGAAGGCCGCCATGCCGTATCTGCAGCGCGGCGACGCGATTGTGAACACCGGATCGGTCACCGGCCTGAAGGGCAGCAAGCAGCTGCTGGACTACTCTGCGACCAAGGGCGCCATCCATGCCTTTACCAAGGCGCTGGCGCAGAACCTGATGGAGCGCGGCATACGCGTCAATGCCGTGGCCCCCGGCCCGGTCTGGACGCCTTTGAACCCGGCCGACAAAAGCGGCGAGGACCTGCGCGAATTTGGTGCCGACACCCAGATGGGCCGGCCCGCCCAGCCCGAGGAACTCGCCCCCGCCTATGTATTTCTGGCCTCGCAGGTCTGCTCCAGCTATATCTCGGGCATCGTGTTGCCGGTGACGGGGAGCGTGGGCGAATCCTGA
- a CDS encoding plasmid stabilization protein, which yields MPQGDKSAYTDKQKRMARHIEKSYEKKGVSEDEAAARAWATVNKETGGGKLSGSGRGKATGPGSRLAAVRSAAAKKAAASRSPEARSASAKKAAATRKRNAAAKKK from the coding sequence ATGCCCCAAGGAGATAAATCTGCTTATACCGATAAGCAAAAACGCATGGCCCGCCATATCGAGAAAAGCTACGAGAAAAAAGGCGTGTCGGAAGACGAAGCCGCTGCACGCGCCTGGGCCACGGTGAACAAGGAAACGGGGGGCGGCAAGCTCTCCGGATCAGGCCGGGGCAAGGCGACCGGGCCAGGATCGCGGCTTGCCGCCGTGCGCTCGGCAGCTGCCAAAAAGGCGGCTGCTAGCCGCAGCCCCGAGGCGCGGTCGGCATCGGCCAAAAAGGCGGCCGCTACCCGCAAACGCAATGCCGCTGCCAAGAAAAAGTAG
- a CDS encoding MlaD family protein, whose protein sequence is MQIPEPHDSADRPAPPSSAASARRSAVVDGVAVDGLTPVPHLERKAGALLLFTLLLILGSAFYLMYARGVFEPQQSLVLTADDSEGVSIGLDMTFSGFAIGKVSKIELAPDGTVRIHVNVPEKDAHWLRSSSVFTLVKGLVGGTTIKAYSGILDDPQLEDGAVRAVLSGDATAELPQLMSNARQLLENLNMMTSAGSALGGTLEQLRDLSTKLNGPSGALGVVMGGDAEARKISQTLDRTNQLLARLDGLAKNADKQVFGADGVMPEVRATVQQLNAVLGDVRGSLKKVDAVLVEAQAVGANAKDATNQLGDLRADVEANLRKVEGMLTELNRKWPFAKKDAEVRLP, encoded by the coding sequence ATGCAAATACCCGAACCCCACGACTCTGCGGACCGCCCCGCGCCACCGTCTTCTGCCGCCTCTGCGCGGCGTTCGGCCGTGGTGGATGGCGTGGCGGTGGATGGCCTGACGCCGGTGCCGCACTTGGAGCGCAAGGCCGGGGCATTGCTGCTGTTTACCTTGCTGCTGATTCTGGGATCAGCCTTTTACCTGATGTATGCGCGCGGCGTGTTTGAGCCCCAGCAGTCACTGGTCCTGACAGCCGATGATTCCGAAGGTGTCTCCATCGGTCTGGACATGACCTTCTCCGGCTTTGCGATCGGCAAGGTCAGCAAGATCGAGCTGGCGCCCGATGGCACCGTGCGCATCCATGTCAACGTGCCGGAGAAAGATGCGCACTGGTTGCGCAGCAGCAGCGTGTTTACCTTGGTCAAGGGCCTTGTGGGCGGCACGACCATCAAGGCCTACTCGGGCATTCTGGACGACCCGCAGTTGGAGGATGGCGCCGTGCGCGCCGTGCTGTCGGGCGATGCGACGGCCGAGCTGCCGCAGCTGATGAGCAATGCCCGCCAGCTGCTGGAGAACCTAAACATGATGACCTCGGCCGGCTCGGCCTTGGGCGGCACCCTGGAGCAGCTGCGCGACCTGAGCACCAAGCTCAACGGCCCCAGTGGCGCGCTGGGCGTGGTGATGGGCGGCGACGCCGAGGCCCGCAAAATATCGCAGACCCTGGACCGCACCAACCAGCTGCTGGCGCGTTTGGATGGCCTGGCCAAGAATGCCGACAAGCAGGTGTTTGGTGCCGATGGCGTGATGCCTGAGGTGCGCGCCACCGTGCAACAACTCAATGCCGTGCTGGGCGATGTGCGTGGCAGCTTGAAGAAGGTGGATGCCGTGCTGGTGGAGGCCCAGGCCGTGGGCGCCAATGCCAAGGATGCCACCAACCAGCTGGGCGATTTGCGCGCTGATGTAGAGGCCAATCTGCGCAAGGTGGAAGGCATGCTGACCGAGCTGAACCGCAAATGGCCGTTTGCCAAAAAAGATGCCGAGGTGCGACTGCCATGA
- the imuA gene encoding translesion DNA synthesis-associated protein ImuA, producing MHKLDALSLPPTVTAQLWRGDHLVRAPMAGIPTGWAALDAELPGKGWPSQCLTEVLQPQAGTLEWRLTGMALRQQCQPHKPVIALGPPLPPHASGLAQCGLAPAQLVWIHSSRPQDQLWALEQLLKANAAAAVLAWLPQVQPEQMRRLQISAQQFEGLAFIFRPESSRHQASAAPLRLLVRSSQPWSLQLELLKRRGPAHSGLLELPAIPPSLQAVLPTRLLPGNAPLSPTAIPIPATAIHLPDHDSDLGRAAAPSTPLRRQRARPTSLQH from the coding sequence ATGCATAAACTCGATGCCCTGTCCCTGCCGCCCACAGTCACCGCCCAGCTCTGGCGCGGTGACCACCTGGTGCGCGCGCCGATGGCAGGCATCCCCACCGGCTGGGCTGCGCTGGATGCAGAGCTGCCCGGCAAAGGCTGGCCCAGCCAGTGCCTGACCGAAGTGCTGCAGCCCCAGGCCGGCACCCTGGAATGGCGTTTGACCGGCATGGCCTTGCGCCAGCAGTGCCAGCCGCACAAACCCGTCATCGCGCTGGGCCCGCCGCTACCGCCCCATGCCAGCGGGCTGGCCCAGTGCGGCTTGGCGCCGGCGCAGCTGGTGTGGATCCACAGCAGCCGCCCGCAAGACCAGCTCTGGGCGCTGGAGCAGCTGCTCAAGGCCAATGCCGCAGCGGCCGTGCTGGCCTGGCTGCCCCAGGTGCAGCCCGAGCAGATGCGCCGCCTGCAGATCAGCGCCCAGCAGTTTGAAGGCCTGGCCTTTATTTTTCGGCCCGAGAGCAGCCGCCACCAGGCCTCGGCCGCACCGCTGCGGCTGTTGGTGCGCAGCAGCCAGCCCTGGTCGCTGCAGCTGGAGCTGCTCAAACGCCGGGGCCCCGCGCACAGCGGCCTGCTGGAGCTGCCGGCCATACCGCCCAGCCTGCAAGCGGTGCTGCCCACCCGCCTGCTGCCCGGCAACGCGCCGCTCTCGCCCACTGCCATCCCCATCCCTGCCACCGCCATCCACTTGCCAGACCATGACTCCGATCTGGGCCGCGCTGCTGCCCCATCTACCCCGCTCCGCCGCCAGCGCGCACGCCCCACCAGCTTGCAGCACTGA
- a CDS encoding Y-family DNA polymerase, whose amino-acid sequence MTPIWAALLPHLPRSAASAHAPPACSTEAASAMPSANVPGLALWAQQFTPRLACVPSDSVFGDALVLELSASERLFGGRQQLARRLLRESRQLGVQAISWAPTSLAAIALARCGIRHGMGHPLPQVLAPLPLHAIDAVARHAELLSQLGCQSLGAVHALPRGALARRMDTGILSALDQAHGLLPDRYPWISLPARFDARLELPMRIDQADALMHGARHLLLQLCGWLAAQRAGVRSFRLGWCHDAMRSRHVGDGGELTVHTASTTRDLQHLCRLLQEHLAHVQLQAPVGELRLHADAPEALQERSASLLPDKTADGESLEQVLERITARLGADLVQRPLLRPDHRPEWQVQWLPAQPAQPASKAKAAPPSALPPLPQPSFLLPAPLQLLQDNHSRPLYHGPLQLLLGPQRIEGGWWHRSPGFLPVAAPATEAAPSDAADPSIDTPAPASAQDPAPSEQTAHTALRDYWVAHSAHAGLLWIFHTRLSAHSSAWFLHGRFA is encoded by the coding sequence ATGACTCCGATCTGGGCCGCGCTGCTGCCCCATCTACCCCGCTCCGCCGCCAGCGCGCACGCCCCACCAGCTTGCAGCACTGAGGCCGCCAGCGCCATGCCATCGGCCAATGTGCCGGGCCTGGCGCTGTGGGCGCAGCAGTTCACGCCGCGCCTGGCCTGTGTGCCCTCGGACAGTGTGTTTGGCGATGCGCTGGTGCTGGAGCTGTCGGCCAGCGAGCGCCTGTTTGGCGGGCGCCAGCAACTGGCCCGGCGCCTGCTGCGCGAGAGCCGGCAGCTGGGCGTGCAGGCCATCAGCTGGGCCCCCACCAGCCTGGCCGCCATTGCGCTGGCGCGCTGCGGCATCCGCCACGGCATGGGCCATCCGCTGCCCCAGGTGCTGGCGCCCTTGCCGCTGCATGCGATCGATGCGGTGGCCCGCCATGCCGAGCTGCTGAGCCAGCTGGGCTGCCAAAGCCTGGGCGCCGTCCATGCGCTGCCCCGGGGGGCGCTGGCCCGGCGCATGGATACCGGCATCCTCAGCGCGCTCGACCAGGCCCACGGCCTGCTGCCCGACCGCTACCCCTGGATCAGCCTGCCCGCCCGCTTTGATGCCCGGCTGGAGCTGCCCATGCGCATTGACCAGGCCGATGCGCTGATGCATGGCGCACGCCACCTGCTGCTGCAGCTGTGCGGCTGGCTGGCGGCGCAGCGGGCGGGGGTGCGCAGTTTTAGGCTGGGCTGGTGCCATGATGCGATGCGCTCCCGCCATGTGGGCGATGGCGGCGAGCTGACGGTCCACACCGCCAGCACCACGCGCGATCTGCAGCACCTCTGCCGCCTGCTGCAAGAGCACTTGGCCCATGTGCAGCTGCAAGCCCCGGTCGGCGAGCTGCGCCTGCATGCCGATGCGCCCGAAGCGCTGCAAGAGCGCAGTGCCAGCCTGCTGCCCGACAAAACCGCCGATGGCGAAAGCCTGGAACAGGTGCTCGAACGCATCACCGCCCGCCTGGGCGCCGACCTGGTGCAACGCCCCTTGCTGCGGCCCGACCACCGCCCCGAATGGCAGGTGCAGTGGCTGCCCGCCCAGCCAGCACAGCCGGCCAGCAAGGCCAAGGCGGCACCACCCTCGGCACTGCCGCCGCTTCCGCAACCCAGCTTTTTGCTGCCCGCTCCCTTGCAGCTGTTGCAAGACAATCACAGCCGCCCGCTCTACCACGGGCCTTTGCAGCTGCTGCTGGGCCCGCAGCGCATCGAAGGCGGCTGGTGGCACCGCAGCCCCGGCTTTTTACCAGTGGCAGCACCTGCCACAGAAGCAGCACCCAGCGATGCAGCGGATCCCAGCATCGACACGCCGGCCCCCGCCAGCGCGCAAGACCCTGCCCCCAGCGAACAAACCGCCCACACCGCACTGCGCGATTACTGGGTCGCCCACAGCGCCCATGCCGGCCTGCTGTGGATTTTTCATACCCGGCTGTCTGCGCACAGCAGCGCCTGGTTTTTGCACGGCCGCTTTGCCTGA